A section of the Bacillus spongiae genome encodes:
- a CDS encoding glycoside hydrolase family 3 protein: MNKNVHFKGRWVLTLLSIIIVGGVICLVKLTGTNAEDIDTDLRAEGNQIYKDPNASVPERVSDLLSKMTLEEKIGQMTQVDRNFLRSEEDIAKYYLGSLLSGGGSSPAPNTPESWANMYDRYQSISLTTPLEIPLIYGIDAVHGNNNVYGSTIFPHNIGLGAARNPELMKRIGEATAKEVAGTGINWTFAPCLCVARDERWGRTYESYGENPEIASSYSTIIEGLQGTNLTDSSSILATAKHWVGDGGTIGGDDQGDTQLSEQELRDIHIAPFIDAIEKGVGSVMISYSSWNGEKLHGHDYLITDVLKQELGFSGFVVSDWAAIDQLPGDYASDVRDSINAGIDMVMVPEDYITFISTLRNEVNEGNISMSRIDDAVSRILTKKFELGLFEDPYTDRTYTPTIGSEEHRDIARDAVRQSLVLLKNEKEILPLSKDLNKIFVAGKNANNIGNQSGGWTISWQGSSGDITPGTTILEGIKNVASENTEVTFNERGVGINSSYDVAIVVVGEKPYAEGQGDRPNGLGLDRTDITTLNQIKRSGVPIVVISVSGRPLVMTDQLSDWNALIQAWLPGTEGDGVADVLFGDYNFTGTLPISWPRSEEQLPMNIGDENYDPLFPYGFGLTYP; encoded by the coding sequence TTGAACAAAAATGTACATTTTAAAGGACGTTGGGTGCTTACTCTATTAAGTATTATTATTGTGGGTGGTGTAATTTGTTTGGTTAAGTTAACAGGGACGAATGCTGAAGATATTGATACAGATCTTAGAGCCGAAGGGAATCAAATTTATAAAGATCCGAATGCATCGGTTCCGGAAAGAGTGTCTGATTTACTTTCTAAAATGACCCTTGAAGAAAAAATTGGACAAATGACACAAGTAGATCGAAATTTCTTGAGGTCAGAAGAAGATATAGCAAAGTATTATTTAGGATCTTTATTAAGCGGTGGAGGGTCATCTCCTGCGCCTAATACCCCTGAGTCTTGGGCGAATATGTATGATCGGTATCAGTCGATTTCATTAACAACCCCACTAGAAATCCCCTTAATTTACGGAATTGATGCTGTACACGGCAATAATAACGTATACGGTTCGACGATTTTTCCTCACAATATCGGGCTAGGTGCTGCACGAAATCCTGAATTAATGAAGCGAATAGGAGAAGCAACAGCGAAAGAAGTTGCCGGAACTGGCATTAATTGGACGTTTGCTCCATGTTTATGTGTGGCACGTGATGAAAGATGGGGAAGAACTTATGAGAGTTATGGTGAAAATCCAGAAATAGCAAGTTCATATTCTACTATCATTGAAGGTCTGCAAGGCACAAATTTAACTGATTCTTCCTCAATTCTAGCTACAGCGAAACATTGGGTTGGAGATGGTGGAACTATCGGAGGTGATGATCAGGGAGATACTCAGCTTTCTGAGCAAGAACTGAGAGATATTCACATTGCTCCATTTATTGATGCGATTGAAAAGGGAGTAGGGTCCGTCATGATTTCTTATAGTAGTTGGAACGGTGAAAAGCTTCATGGTCATGATTATTTAATCACAGATGTACTAAAGCAAGAACTTGGATTTTCTGGTTTTGTCGTATCTGATTGGGCAGCGATTGATCAACTTCCAGGAGACTATGCAAGTGATGTTCGAGATTCCATTAACGCTGGAATCGATATGGTGATGGTTCCTGAGGACTATATAACCTTTATTTCTACCCTACGAAATGAAGTTAATGAGGGAAATATCTCGATGTCTCGAATTGACGATGCTGTATCTCGTATATTAACGAAAAAGTTTGAACTAGGACTGTTTGAAGACCCTTATACTGATCGAACGTATACTCCAACGATTGGTTCAGAGGAACATCGAGATATAGCTCGTGATGCTGTTCGACAGTCACTTGTATTATTAAAAAATGAGAAGGAAATTCTCCCATTATCTAAAGACTTAAACAAAATATTTGTTGCGGGAAAAAATGCGAATAACATTGGTAACCAATCCGGAGGTTGGACTATTAGCTGGCAAGGGAGTAGTGGAGATATTACTCCTGGAACAACGATCTTAGAAGGAATCAAAAATGTCGCTTCAGAAAATACAGAAGTAACCTTTAATGAAAGAGGAGTAGGAATAAATTCAAGCTATGATGTGGCGATTGTCGTCGTAGGTGAAAAGCCATATGCTGAAGGGCAAGGAGATCGACCAAATGGTTTGGGACTTGATCGTACAGATATCACAACTTTAAACCAAATCAAAAGGTCTGGTGTACCAATTGTTGTGATTTCTGTATCTGGTAGACCATTAGTCATGACAGATCAATTATCAGATTGGAATGCATTGATTCAGGCGTGGTTACCAGGTACAGAGGGGGACGGAGTGGCAGATGTACTTTTTGGAGATTATAATTTTACTGGAACATTACCAATAAGTTGGCCTCGTTCAGAAGAACAATTGCCAATGAATATCGGTGATGAAAATTATGATCCACTCTTTCCATATGGATTCGGCTTAACGTACCCATAG
- a CDS encoding type II toxin-antitoxin system HicB family antitoxin, which yields MKQDRYIYPAIFDYAADGISVEFADLPGCLTFGKSDREAVEMAKEAMALHLYGMEQGNDPIPNATNIKDLNVEPNQTVVLIDVWMSPFRDEMNNKAVKKTLTIPKWLDDIAKEKNVNYSHVLKEALIEYLGVKEKR from the coding sequence ATGAAACAAGACCGTTATATCTACCCAGCAATCTTCGACTATGCAGCCGACGGCATATCCGTTGAGTTTGCCGACTTGCCTGGCTGTCTGACATTTGGAAAGTCTGACCGAGAAGCCGTCGAAATGGCAAAGGAAGCAATGGCGCTGCACCTATACGGAATGGAGCAAGGTAACGATCCTATTCCCAACGCCACAAATATTAAAGACTTAAACGTTGAGCCGAATCAAACAGTCGTGCTGATCGACGTATGGATGAGTCCGTTTCGCGATGAAATGAACAACAAGGCCGTCAAGAAAACGCTGACCATTCCAAAGTGGCTCGATGACATTGCAAAAGAAAAAAACGTTAACTATTCCCACGTACTAAAAGAAGCGTTAATCGAGTACCTTGGT
- a CDS encoding SDR family NAD(P)-dependent oxidoreductase produces the protein MKSLQGKIAVVTGASRGAGRGIAFELGSAGATVYVTGRSVKGATTDNRSETIEETADGVTSRGGKGIAIRCDHTWEQDVRNLFEQIEREHGRIDILVNSVFGGSESSLPRGNGRHFWERPLEHWDAMMVAGPQAYLLTTRYAVPLMKQQGKGLIVNITFFIKEKIAGNLYYDLAMNAINRMTLGMAKELKDFNVSTVAVCPGWMKTERVIDSGFGPEDGTTETTAYVGRAVVALATDPTVLELSGDAIMVAELARKYGFTDVDGTQPLPFEG, from the coding sequence ATGAAATCATTACAAGGGAAGATTGCTGTTGTTACAGGTGCATCCCGTGGAGCGGGTAGAGGGATTGCCTTCGAACTAGGCAGTGCAGGGGCGACGGTGTATGTGACAGGTCGCAGTGTAAAGGGAGCTACAACCGATAATCGATCAGAAACCATTGAAGAGACGGCCGATGGTGTCACTTCACGTGGAGGTAAAGGCATCGCCATACGATGTGACCATACATGGGAGCAAGACGTCAGAAACTTGTTTGAGCAAATTGAAAGAGAACATGGTCGCATTGATATTTTAGTTAATAGTGTATTTGGTGGTTCCGAAAGTTCTTTACCAAGAGGAAATGGCCGACATTTTTGGGAACGACCATTGGAGCATTGGGATGCTATGATGGTTGCCGGACCGCAAGCTTATTTGCTGACTACTCGATACGCTGTACCCCTTATGAAGCAACAAGGTAAAGGGTTAATTGTAAATATCACATTTTTTATCAAGGAGAAGATTGCAGGTAATTTATATTATGATTTAGCGATGAATGCTATCAATCGAATGACACTAGGAATGGCAAAGGAATTAAAGGACTTTAACGTTTCAACGGTTGCTGTTTGCCCAGGTTGGATGAAGACAGAAAGAGTGATCGATTCAGGTTTTGGACCAGAGGATGGAACAACGGAAACAACAGCCTATGTAGGTCGTGCAGTTGTGGCTTTGGCAACAGATCCGACGGTTTTAGAACTCTCTGGCGACGCAATAATGGTGGCTGAATTAGCGAGAAAATATGGCTTTACCGATGTCGATGGAACGCAGCCTTTGCCATTTGAAGGGTAA
- a CDS encoding ABC transporter ATP-binding protein, which produces MKKEIVEYGKLLYRYLKYRKLNVLLLAFFLLANVGLQLINPQIVRYYIDTANGGTLPENLLMIATAFIGIAILQQLFSLMATYIGENLAWKATNDIRMDLTDHCMDLDMTFHKKYQQGELIERVDGDVSGLFDLFSNVFLTIINNVLLLIGVLLFLLNEDWRIALCLSLFSVFAIYLLTYVKRKTQDHWVKASEANAAFYGLIGEQISSTEDIASNNAKDYMMKLFYKMGRKIYPIIRKAELTWASMWTATLIIFVTGNVIAFSVSGYLWSNGIITVGTVYLIFHYTELLRRPIELIKVNLQDLQLSTASIVRIKELFDTKSSQVNGIKENVLSNAIEVEFKHVNFGYEKDSLVLKDLSFHLKQGRTLGVLGRTGSGKTTLARLVVRMYDNDHGQIYLDQHNITDLSFKELNHHLAYITQNVQLFTATLRENITVFNHEINDEKIMEIIQKLQLVEWYEGFSNGLDTFIQANGGTLSAGEEQLLAFIRVFIKNPGLIILDEATSKIDPVTEHYIERALNKLLENRTSIIIAHRLRTLDRADDLLILEKGKVLEAGEKGELLTNHSSHFNHLVKQGIEEALIQ; this is translated from the coding sequence ATGAAAAAAGAAATCGTAGAGTATGGGAAATTACTATATCGGTATTTGAAGTATCGAAAATTAAACGTCTTGTTACTGGCATTTTTTCTATTAGCCAATGTGGGGCTACAATTAATTAACCCGCAAATTGTACGCTATTACATCGATACTGCTAATGGTGGGACGTTACCTGAAAATTTATTGATGATTGCAACTGCTTTTATAGGTATAGCTATTTTACAGCAGTTGTTTAGCTTAATGGCTACATACATTGGTGAGAACCTTGCATGGAAAGCGACCAATGATATTCGAATGGATTTAACAGATCATTGTATGGATTTAGACATGACGTTTCATAAGAAATATCAGCAAGGTGAACTAATAGAAAGAGTAGACGGTGACGTTTCTGGTCTATTTGATTTGTTTTCAAATGTATTTTTAACTATTATCAATAATGTTCTCTTATTAATAGGCGTTCTGTTGTTTTTGTTGAATGAAGACTGGAGAATTGCCTTATGCCTTTCGTTATTTTCTGTTTTTGCCATCTATCTGTTAACTTATGTGAAAAGGAAAACACAGGATCACTGGGTAAAGGCTAGTGAAGCAAATGCAGCATTTTATGGATTAATTGGAGAGCAAATTTCGAGTACAGAAGATATCGCTTCAAACAACGCAAAAGATTATATGATGAAGCTGTTTTATAAGATGGGAAGAAAAATTTATCCGATTATACGTAAGGCTGAGCTGACATGGGCCAGTATGTGGACAGCAACATTAATTATATTTGTAACAGGCAATGTAATCGCATTTAGTGTGTCAGGATATTTATGGAGTAACGGTATCATCACGGTTGGAACCGTTTATTTAATCTTTCATTATACTGAATTACTAAGAAGACCGATTGAACTAATTAAAGTCAATCTACAAGATTTACAACTGTCAACGGCTAGTATTGTGAGAATAAAAGAATTATTTGATACTAAATCCTCACAAGTAAATGGAATAAAAGAAAACGTATTATCAAATGCAATTGAAGTGGAATTTAAGCACGTAAACTTTGGATATGAAAAGGATTCACTTGTTTTAAAGGACCTTTCCTTTCATTTAAAGCAGGGAAGAACGCTAGGCGTACTAGGACGGACGGGAAGTGGGAAAACGACGTTGGCTCGTCTTGTCGTCAGAATGTATGATAATGATCACGGGCAGATTTATCTTGATCAACACAACATTACTGACCTTTCCTTCAAGGAATTGAATCATCATCTAGCGTATATTACACAAAATGTTCAGCTTTTTACGGCTACATTACGAGAGAATATAACCGTATTTAATCATGAAATTAACGATGAAAAAATTATGGAGATTATCCAGAAATTACAGTTAGTTGAGTGGTACGAAGGATTCTCTAACGGACTAGATACATTCATTCAGGCAAATGGCGGTACCTTATCCGCTGGAGAAGAACAATTACTAGCGTTCATTAGAGTGTTTATAAAAAATCCTGGGCTTATTATTCTGGATGAAGCAACGTCAAAAATCGATCCTGTCACAGAGCACTATATCGAAAGGGCATTAAATAAATTACTAGAAAATAGGACAAGTATTATCATTGCCCATCGATTAAGGACACTCGACCGAGCAGATGACCTTCTCATATTAGAGAAGGGGAAGGTTTTAGAAGCAGGCGAAAAAGGGGAACTATTAACGAATCACTCGTCTCATTTTAATCATTTAGTAAAACAAGGGATTGAGGAGGCGTTGATTCAATGA
- a CDS encoding DUF6944 family repetitive protein encodes MNNEQQLVFGSWIQAIGTTVAAIGATPSKILSEEQLEGLSVIGNVGQAVGNALIADTIEEFDLTKAGNEIQSIGNLTVISGIVIDFDEDTKLNLDISGNLLQALGGSAAVSETFNEDPSVDVLLAIYGDLLQVIGNSLQAIAGIIESKDRDSGNINEIGSWIQAIGSILAALVTSKEVTENLEENNRNNQNAFAQPRTTNRTHFPFF; translated from the coding sequence ATGAATAATGAACAGCAATTAGTATTTGGATCATGGATTCAAGCCATCGGGACAACAGTCGCTGCCATTGGGGCTACCCCTTCAAAAATTCTTTCAGAGGAGCAACTCGAAGGGTTAAGCGTAATCGGAAACGTCGGTCAAGCAGTAGGAAATGCTTTAATTGCAGATACCATTGAAGAGTTTGATTTGACCAAAGCGGGAAATGAAATCCAATCAATCGGAAATTTAACCGTTATTAGTGGAATTGTTATCGATTTTGATGAAGACACAAAACTAAATTTGGATATTAGCGGAAACTTACTCCAAGCACTCGGTGGAAGTGCGGCTGTTTCCGAAACATTTAATGAGGACCCTTCAGTTGATGTCCTTCTTGCCATTTATGGCGACCTTCTTCAAGTGATTGGGAACTCACTACAAGCCATTGCCGGGATCATAGAATCCAAAGATCGCGACAGTGGAAATATAAATGAAATTGGAAGTTGGATTCAAGCCATCGGATCGATTCTAGCCGCTTTAGTCACAAGTAAAGAAGTAACTGAAAATCTTGAAGAAAATAATCGCAATAACCAGAATGCCTTCGCTCAACCACGAACGACAAATCGTACCCATTTTCCTTTCTTTTGA
- a CDS encoding VOC family protein, with product MGKVVGFELSSQEPEKAAEFYQNVFGWKVAEPRWDYWAISTGEEEKGGINGGIGKGPHDYPHGTRIQIEVDSIDDVISNAKENGAMIVREKMEFEEFYLAYLVDPTGVGFGLIENKK from the coding sequence ATGGGAAAAGTAGTTGGATTTGAGTTAAGCAGTCAAGAACCTGAAAAAGCCGCTGAATTTTATCAAAACGTTTTTGGGTGGAAAGTAGCTGAACCTCGATGGGATTATTGGGCTATTTCAACCGGTGAAGAAGAAAAGGGTGGAATCAATGGAGGAATTGGGAAGGGTCCTCATGATTATCCACACGGTACTCGGATTCAAATTGAAGTAGATTCAATTGACGATGTGATTAGTAATGCAAAAGAAAACGGTGCGATGATCGTTAGGGAGAAAATGGAATTCGAAGAGTTTTACCTTGCCTATTTGGTCGACCCTACAGGAGTAGGGTTTGGACTCATTGAAAATAAAAAGTAA
- a CDS encoding metallophosphoesterase family protein: protein MKRMLAISDIHGDLEKFEKLLKLVDYNKEQDQLLLLGDYVDRGPQSRAVLDKVIELKADGAIALLGNHEKMMIEAFQTDPMSLKRWFYNGGIKTLQNYGYSIEKDDAKYWYTTEEFPDPIEMNDDIQKHIEFLKELPYFYETDEHIFVHAGVHPETPLHSTDPYTLVWIREEFHNGYTGDKTVIFGHTPVNYLHESPNVYFGKNKIIGIDGGCAYGGRLNCLEVPSLKVYHIE, encoded by the coding sequence ATGAAGCGCATGCTTGCAATTAGTGATATACACGGAGATTTAGAAAAGTTCGAGAAGTTATTAAAACTTGTGGATTATAACAAAGAACAAGATCAACTATTATTATTAGGAGATTATGTCGATCGAGGGCCACAATCTCGGGCAGTACTCGATAAAGTAATTGAACTAAAAGCGGATGGTGCCATCGCCTTATTAGGCAATCATGAAAAGATGATGATTGAGGCATTCCAAACAGATCCGATGTCCTTGAAAAGATGGTTTTATAATGGTGGTATTAAAACACTCCAAAATTATGGCTACTCCATCGAAAAAGATGATGCGAAGTATTGGTATACGACGGAAGAATTTCCTGATCCAATTGAAATGAATGATGATATTCAGAAGCATATTGAGTTTCTAAAAGAGCTTCCTTATTTTTATGAAACGGACGAACACATTTTTGTTCATGCTGGAGTCCATCCGGAAACACCTCTTCATTCAACAGATCCTTATACACTCGTATGGATTCGAGAAGAATTCCATAATGGGTACACAGGTGATAAAACCGTCATTTTCGGACATACGCCTGTTAATTACTTACACGAAAGTCCGAATGTCTATTTTGGAAAAAATAAAATTATTGGGATCGACGGAGGCTGTGCATACGGAGGAAGACTAAATTGTTTAGAAGTTCCAAGCTTAAAAGTCTATCACATTGAATAG
- a CDS encoding recombinase family protein, with the protein MMIGYASVSTEEQNAARQIKELYEYGCEKVFVEKQSGKGFERPIYQDMREKLRFGDILVVHDLSRFGRNKEAIRDEWKKLTDKEIDVVVLNMPILDTRKYYELEGVGQLVTDLVFTLLSWVVEEERNRIRSAQKEGIEMAKKKGLYKGKQTKYHKNAKGTDKLIYEEVVRLLKAGAKKVVIQEKTNVSRPTINKIEQQIKSGEDFKGV; encoded by the coding sequence ATGATGATAGGGTATGCAAGTGTTAGCACGGAAGAACAGAATGCAGCCAGACAGATAAAAGAACTTTACGAATATGGGTGTGAAAAAGTCTTTGTTGAGAAGCAGTCGGGTAAAGGTTTTGAACGCCCAATTTATCAAGATATGAGAGAAAAACTCCGTTTTGGTGATATTTTAGTTGTCCATGATCTTAGTAGATTTGGTCGGAATAAGGAAGCGATACGCGATGAGTGGAAAAAGTTAACAGATAAGGAAATTGATGTTGTTGTTTTAAATATGCCAATTCTAGACACTAGAAAATATTACGAGTTGGAGGGTGTGGGACAATTAGTTACGGATCTTGTTTTTACTCTCCTTTCATGGGTGGTGGAAGAAGAACGTAATCGCATTCGGTCAGCTCAAAAAGAAGGAATTGAGATGGCAAAGAAGAAAGGTTTATACAAAGGAAAACAAACCAAATATCATAAAAATGCTAAAGGTACCGATAAGCTCATCTATGAAGAAGTTGTAAGGTTGTTAAAAGCAGGTGCGAAAAAAGTTGTTATCCAGGAAAAAACAAATGTTTCTCGTCCAACCATCAATAAAATTGAGCAACAAATTAAATCGGGAGAAGACTTTAAAGGTGTATAA
- a CDS encoding ABC transporter ATP-binding protein: protein MIENRHQAKTAFYMWKLITYKRGLYSLSIILSALAGIMPLIDGLIIKSFFDIIGGQSSTNIGISLLVILLLVSTLIRVLIIRFGFIVSTRHDFSITLLLRRNLINSIMKNARAKARVTTAGETINTFRDDVEQVKTTISWLSWMIGQILFAIVALVIMLSINVKITLFSIMPLIGIIILAQVTGRKVEKYRDQSRQASANVNGYIGEIFDSILTIKVSGSTKNVLKRLDQLNRERHSYTVKDSFLFQLLNSINNNAVTLGTGLILLLSGRAIVNGEFSFGDFALFVYYLGFVAESIESTGNFLLYYKQTKVAFKRLSKQLLDKQKKKLVEHKTISLSESSPTKPVQVETLTEAREGLESLKVANLSYQYAESKNGIHNINFTIKAGEVTVICGRTGSGKTTLVRTMLGLLPKNKGHVYWNNQLVKQPELFFIPPQVAYTSQQPNLFSDTIRNNIALGIPDDQLQLEEAIESAVLEQDLMQMENGVDTVVGPKGVKLSGGQLQRVALARMFARKSDLLVLDDVSSALDVKTETAIWERLFSNNNPTAIIVSNSQFALKQADNVLVMKNGYVEAQGKLADVINQSTELNQLMGYVTADQ from the coding sequence ATGATAGAAAATCGTCATCAAGCGAAAACGGCTTTTTATATGTGGAAATTAATCACGTATAAGCGAGGACTTTATAGTCTTTCTATTATCCTTTCAGCATTAGCGGGAATCATGCCTTTAATTGATGGACTGATTATTAAATCGTTCTTTGACATTATTGGGGGACAGTCTTCGACCAATATTGGTATCAGTCTATTGGTTATTTTACTATTGGTGTCGACACTAATAAGGGTGTTGATTATTCGGTTTGGCTTTATCGTAAGCACTCGGCATGATTTCTCAATTACTCTCCTTCTTAGACGTAATTTAATCAATTCCATTATGAAGAATGCAAGAGCAAAGGCACGAGTAACGACAGCAGGTGAGACAATTAATACCTTTCGGGATGATGTCGAACAAGTAAAAACAACGATAAGCTGGTTATCATGGATGATCGGTCAAATTCTTTTTGCCATTGTTGCATTAGTCATTATGCTTTCGATTAACGTAAAGATTACTTTATTTTCGATTATGCCTTTAATTGGAATTATTATTTTAGCCCAAGTGACCGGAAGGAAAGTCGAAAAGTATCGAGACCAATCAAGACAGGCTTCAGCGAATGTTAACGGATATATTGGAGAAATATTTGACTCGATCTTAACGATAAAAGTGTCGGGAAGTACAAAAAATGTTTTGAAAAGATTGGATCAGCTGAATCGGGAGAGGCATTCTTATACGGTGAAGGATTCCTTTTTATTTCAACTATTAAATTCAATTAATAACAATGCGGTCACTCTTGGAACAGGCTTAATATTACTCCTATCGGGAAGAGCGATTGTAAACGGTGAATTTAGTTTTGGGGACTTCGCTTTATTTGTTTACTATTTAGGGTTTGTCGCAGAAAGCATAGAATCTACCGGGAATTTCTTGCTTTATTATAAACAAACAAAAGTTGCATTCAAACGCTTATCTAAGCAATTATTGGATAAACAGAAAAAGAAGCTTGTTGAGCATAAAACGATTTCATTGTCGGAAAGCTCTCCTACAAAACCTGTGCAGGTGGAAACGTTGACTGAAGCAAGAGAAGGGCTAGAATCGTTGAAGGTCGCAAACCTCTCCTACCAGTATGCTGAATCAAAAAATGGAATTCATAACATAAACTTCACGATAAAAGCAGGTGAAGTAACTGTTATATGTGGTCGTACAGGCTCTGGGAAAACAACATTAGTAAGGACAATGCTTGGACTGCTACCAAAAAATAAGGGGCATGTCTATTGGAATAATCAATTAGTGAAGCAACCAGAATTGTTTTTTATTCCACCTCAAGTAGCATACACTTCGCAGCAACCAAATTTATTTAGTGATACGATTCGAAATAATATCGCACTGGGGATTCCAGATGACCAACTTCAATTAGAAGAAGCGATTGAATCTGCTGTTCTTGAACAGGATCTAATGCAAATGGAGAATGGGGTAGACACGGTAGTAGGACCTAAAGGAGTAAAGTTATCCGGTGGCCAATTGCAGAGAGTAGCATTAGCTCGAATGTTTGCAAGAAAATCCGATTTACTTGTTTTAGATGATGTTTCAAGTGCTCTAGACGTAAAGACAGAAACGGCTATTTGGGAGAGGCTTTTTTCCAACAATAACCCAACAGCGATTATCGTTTCAAATAGTCAATTTGCGTTAAAGCAGGCGGACAATGTACTCGTAATGAAGAATGGCTATGTTGAAGCACAAGGAAAACTAGCTGATGTGATTAATCAATCAACAGAATTGAATCAATTAATGGGTTACGTAACCGCTGATCAGTAG